The following proteins are encoded in a genomic region of Longimicrobiaceae bacterium:
- the leuD gene encoding 3-isopropylmalate dehydratase small subunit, whose amino-acid sequence MNREPFSSVTSAVVPIPRNDIDTDQIIPARFLKTINRAGLGDQLFNDWRYLADGSPNPEFVLNRPEMAGRAILLAGDNFGCGSSREHAPWALTAWGIRAVISSSFADIFRSNALKNGLLPIVVSAEVLARLFALAEADPDVALTVDLEAQELRLPDGEAIAFEIDGFARRMILDGTDELGYLLGLEERLAAYEALHPPRVDTLASEAGR is encoded by the coding sequence GTGAACCGCGAGCCGTTCAGCTCCGTCACCTCGGCGGTCGTGCCGATCCCGCGCAACGACATCGACACCGATCAGATCATCCCGGCCCGATTCCTCAAGACGATCAACCGCGCCGGCCTTGGTGACCAGCTGTTCAACGACTGGCGCTACCTTGCCGATGGCTCGCCGAACCCCGAGTTCGTGCTCAACCGGCCGGAGATGGCCGGCCGCGCGATCCTGCTGGCCGGCGACAACTTCGGCTGCGGCTCGTCGCGCGAGCACGCCCCGTGGGCGCTCACGGCGTGGGGCATCCGCGCGGTGATCAGCTCCAGCTTCGCGGACATCTTCCGCAGCAACGCGCTGAAGAACGGGTTGCTGCCGATCGTCGTCTCGGCCGAGGTGCTCGCGCGACTGTTCGCGCTGGCGGAGGCCGATCCTGACGTCGCGCTCACGGTCGATCTCGAGGCCCAGGAGCTGCGCCTCCCCGACGGCGAGGCCATTGCGTTCGAGATCGACGGCTTCGCGCGCCGCATGATCCTCGACGGGACCGATGAGCTGGGTTACCTTCTCGGCCTCGAGGAGCGCCTCGCGGCGTACGAGGCTCTGCACCCGCCGCGGGTCGACACGCTCGCGTCGGAGGCCGGGCGGTAA